A section of the Candidatus Dormiibacterota bacterium genome encodes:
- a CDS encoding Crp/Fnr family transcriptional regulator → MTPPETEDLRARARHRRFARGSSIVNEGEVPRRVVVLLSGRVKVCDHSADGREIVLGARGPGDLIGEISVIDDQPCSATVTAFEPVEAMVIDAAGFTAFLDSHPRILRVLLRSVVRKLRDSDRKRVEFGVYDTEGRVARRLVELADEYGDDQEGRVGITLPLTQQELAGWTCASREAVSKALGSLRGCGWVETDRRRVTIVNLDALRRRGGL, encoded by the coding sequence CTGACGCCACCGGAGACGGAGGATCTTCGGGCCCGGGCCCGTCATCGGCGATTCGCCCGCGGATCGTCGATCGTCAACGAGGGCGAGGTCCCGCGTCGGGTCGTCGTGCTGCTCAGCGGCCGCGTCAAGGTCTGCGACCATTCGGCGGATGGCCGCGAGATCGTGCTCGGAGCCCGGGGCCCCGGCGACCTGATCGGGGAGATCTCCGTGATCGACGACCAGCCCTGCTCGGCCACGGTGACCGCCTTCGAGCCCGTCGAGGCGATGGTGATCGACGCCGCGGGGTTCACGGCCTTCCTCGACAGCCATCCCCGCATCCTCCGCGTGCTGCTGCGGTCGGTGGTACGGAAGCTCCGCGACTCCGACCGCAAGCGCGTCGAGTTCGGGGTGTACGACACCGAGGGCCGGGTCGCGCGCCGGCTCGTGGAGCTGGCCGACGAGTACGGTGACGATCAGGAGGGAAGGGTCGGCATCACCCTGCCGCTCACGCAGCAGGAGCTGGCCGGCTGGACCTGTGCGTCGCGGGAGGCGGTCAGCAAGGCGCTGGGGAGCCTGCGCGGATGCGGCTGGGTCGAGACCGATCGCCGGCGCGTCACCATCGTGAATCTCGATGCCCTTCGCCGTCGCGGGGGCCTCTGA